The DNA window CGATCTATCCGGGGACGGTGACGCCGATGTGGTATCGCCATCACCTGGAGGCGGTCCTCTGCGTGGCAGGTGAAGGTGAGGTCGAGACGCTGGAGGGGGATCGTGTGTATCCGATCAAGTCCGGGACGCTGTATGCGCTGGACAGGCACGACAAGCACGTGCTGCGCGCCAAGACGCGCATGCGCATGATCTGTGTGTTCAATCCGGCACTGCACGGGAAGGAGGTCCACGACAAGTCGGGGGCCTACCCGCTCGAAGCAGAGTCGATCAAGGGATGAGTGCTGGAAGTATTGAGCCAGGAGGTCAACGAGATGTCTGTGTTGGAAGATGTGTATCCGTCTCGCGTCGGTGATCAGGTCCGTTTGCTCGAGCGCGCCGATCCGGTGGTCTACGGCAAGCAGCCCGGGCCGCTGGCGACCGAGCAGCTCACGTTCTACGAAGAGAACGGGTTCCTGGTGCTCCCCTCGCTGTTCCAGCAACAGGAGATTGACCAGCTCAACCGGGAGTTGCGCAGTATCGCGGAGGCGCCTGGGATCAGCGATCGCGATGAGACGATTACGGAGCCGGGCAGCGGAAAGGTCCGGTCGATTTTCCGAATCCACCAGGTGAACGAGTTGTACGGACGGCTGGCGCGCGATGAACGTCTCGCCGGTGCCGCACGGCAGATCCTCGGCAGCCAGGTGTACATGCATCAATCGCGGGTGAACCTGAAGCCAGGGTTTCACGGCAAGGAGTTCTATTGGCACTCGGACTTCGAAACCTGGCACATGGAGGATGGAATGCCGCGGATGCGCGCGCTCAGCGTGTCCCTGGCGCTCACGGAGAACTATCCGTTCAACGGGCCGTTGATGCTCATGCCCGGGTCGCACAAGACGTACATCTCGTGCGTGGGCCAGACACCGGAGAACCATTACAAGCAGTCGCTGAAGAAACA is part of the Luteitalea sp. genome and encodes:
- a CDS encoding L-ectoine synthase; the encoded protein is MIVRTLQAAEKSDRRVVTENWESVRLLLKSDGMGFSLHVTTIYPGTVTPMWYRHHLEAVLCVAGEGEVETLEGDRVYPIKSGTLYALDRHDKHVLRAKTRMRMICVFNPALHGKEVHDKSGAYPLEAESIKG
- the thpD gene encoding ectoine hydroxylase; this encodes MEDVYPSRVGDQVRLLERADPVVYGKQPGPLATEQLTFYEENGFLVLPSLFQQQEIDQLNRELRSIAEAPGISDRDETITEPGSGKVRSIFRIHQVNELYGRLARDERLAGAARQILGSQVYMHQSRVNLKPGFHGKEFYWHSDFETWHMEDGMPRMRALSVSLALTENYPFNGPLMLMPGSHKTYISCVGQTPENHYKQSLKKQEYGVPDQESLTKLTERGGIVAPTGPAGTAVFFDCNTMHGSNGNITPYPRSNVFFVYNSVENALQDPFCGLTPRPDHIASRQRAQVLEPLPRS